A window of the Nitrospirae bacterium YQR-1 genome harbors these coding sequences:
- a CDS encoding anion permease: protein MENSLLQIKEKTAISWKEITGWSLSNIAPVLTYLFTQQAGLSRESSIFAAIVSVTLVMWITEILPDFVPGIFSTLMLILFNLAPNEVVLSGFASEGFFLAVSVLGLGSVIVTSGLSYRYSLMMLKIMPSNTFWYSISLFFTGLIFTPLVPVISGRAAIVAPVLNEIVTHCYDGSELDEKTKARSKTFLFTSSLCGITLLSASFLSSTPLNLIIYGMLPLQEQQSFQFLKWSYASLVVSGTLLVSFFIFINLYFRTFHKLNVNKDFIDEELQKMGGLSAAEWIALSGIVILACGLFAGGVTKINVTWVAFAIMFSLLLVGVLKATDFKTKIDWSFLFLLGSMIGLVNTMNYLKIDLIVVKHLGWLANYMQSDFRLFIVLMSAAMFVLRIFIPMNAAVLIFAATLLPLAKVGGISTWLTGFLILLLAETAVFPFQAPYLSNFRNATRAVVNQQEGNVSVMNFLMFFVKVAAIYLSIPFWTKIGVL from the coding sequence CTGGTCGCTTTCTAACATTGCGCCGGTACTTACGTATTTGTTTACACAGCAGGCGGGGCTTAGTAGGGAAAGCTCAATTTTCGCCGCCATTGTATCTGTGACCCTGGTTATGTGGATAACAGAGATATTGCCGGATTTTGTGCCGGGTATCTTTTCCACATTAATGTTAATCCTCTTTAATCTTGCCCCCAATGAGGTTGTGCTGTCGGGGTTTGCCTCTGAGGGTTTTTTTCTGGCCGTCAGTGTCCTTGGACTAGGCTCTGTAATTGTTACCTCCGGATTGAGTTACAGATACTCGCTTATGATGTTAAAGATTATGCCTTCAAACACATTTTGGTATTCGATAAGCTTATTCTTTACAGGACTAATATTTACACCCCTTGTACCGGTAATATCTGGCAGGGCGGCAATTGTAGCTCCCGTATTAAATGAAATTGTTACTCACTGCTACGATGGTTCGGAGTTGGATGAAAAAACAAAAGCACGTTCTAAGACCTTTTTGTTTACAAGCAGCTTATGCGGCATAACACTTCTTTCAGCATCTTTTCTCAGCAGTACCCCCTTAAATCTGATAATTTACGGAATGCTGCCACTGCAGGAACAACAATCATTCCAGTTTCTCAAGTGGTCATATGCCTCACTTGTTGTCTCAGGCACTCTGCTGGTGTCATTTTTTATTTTTATAAATCTGTATTTCCGTACTTTTCACAAACTTAATGTCAACAAAGATTTCATTGACGAGGAGCTACAAAAAATGGGGGGGCTTTCAGCAGCCGAATGGATTGCCCTCTCAGGTATAGTAATCCTTGCTTGTGGCTTGTTTGCCGGTGGTGTAACAAAAATCAATGTTACATGGGTTGCTTTTGCCATTATGTTTTCTCTTCTTTTAGTTGGAGTGCTTAAGGCTACAGACTTTAAGACTAAAATAGACTGGTCTTTTTTATTTCTCCTGGGCAGTATGATAGGGCTGGTCAATACCATGAACTATCTTAAGATTGACCTTATTGTCGTTAAACATCTCGGTTGGCTTGCAAATTATATGCAGTCTGATTTTCGTCTGTTCATTGTCCTCATGTCTGCAGCCATGTTTGTATTAAGGATATTTATACCGATGAATGCTGCGGTTTTGATTTTTGCCGCCACATTGTTGCCACTGGCTAAGGTTGGTGGAATCAGCACATGGCTGACAGGGTTTCTTATTCTTCTTCTGGCCGAGACAGCGGTTTTCCCGTTTCAGGCTCCGTATTTGTCTAATTTCAGAAATGCTACCAGAGCGGTTGTCAACCAGCAGGAGGGCAACGTCAGCGTAATGAACTTTTTAATGTTTTTTGTCAAAGTAGCCGCCATATACTTGTCTATTCCTTTTTGGACTAAAATCGGAGTTTTATGA
- a CDS encoding phosphosulfolactate synthase, whose amino-acid sequence MLKLPEREKKPRKHGLTAIMDLGLPLGYLQAYLKDYHQFIDIVKFGIGSAYIAPFIAEKVRLYKDFGVNVCFGGTLFEKFYSQEGSVDGYCDYLQSLDVDWIEVSEGTVHIDIGARVEIIAAIHKKYKHFTVVSEVGSKSPEIADMMTERQWITEIKTLKDAGCSFVIIEARATGTGGIFQSDGSLRVSIFNTIVQSCDCRDLIVEAPTHKSQAYFINRLGANVNLGNIAPDDVMVLESLRQGLRSETFFNTLV is encoded by the coding sequence TTGTTAAAATTACCGGAAAGAGAAAAAAAGCCACGAAAGCACGGTCTTACCGCTATAATGGATTTAGGGTTGCCGCTTGGTTATCTGCAGGCATATCTCAAGGACTACCATCAGTTTATAGATATTGTAAAATTTGGGATTGGCTCGGCCTATATTGCTCCTTTCATCGCTGAGAAAGTGAGGTTGTATAAAGACTTCGGCGTAAATGTCTGCTTTGGAGGCACTCTGTTTGAGAAGTTTTATTCCCAGGAAGGTTCCGTTGATGGTTATTGTGATTATCTGCAATCTCTTGATGTGGACTGGATAGAGGTTTCTGAGGGCACAGTGCATATAGATATAGGAGCCCGTGTGGAAATCATAGCAGCTATACATAAAAAGTATAAACACTTTACAGTGGTAAGTGAGGTTGGCTCCAAATCTCCAGAAATAGCCGATATGATGACAGAGCGGCAATGGATAACCGAAATAAAGACTTTGAAAGATGCAGGCTGTTCTTTTGTCATTATAGAGGCCAGAGCTACCGGCACGGGGGGAATTTTTCAGAGTGACGGTTCTTTGAGGGTAAGCATTTTTAACACGATTGTACAATCGTGTGACTGCCGGGATTTGATTGTCGAGGCCCCTACACATAAAAGCCAGGCGTACTTTATAAACAGACTTGGTGCCAACGTAAACCTTGGTAATATTGCACCTGATGATGTCATGGTTTTGGAGTCATTGAGGCAGGGGCTGAGATCGGAAACCTTTTTCAATACTCTTGTATGA